In one window of Streptomyces roseofulvus DNA:
- a CDS encoding MaoC family dehydratase has translation MAEPRIFTSAEELRAGVGEQLGHSDWLEIDQKRIDLFADATGDHQWIHVDPERAASGPFGRTIAHGYLTLSLLPLFVPQVLRVEGMKMGLNYGTEKVRFPAPVPVGSRLRATAVLTKVEEAGGGVQVTARVTVEREGGDKPVCVAESVSRYYF, from the coding sequence ATGGCCGAGCCGAGGATCTTCACCTCCGCCGAGGAGCTGCGCGCGGGGGTCGGCGAGCAGCTGGGGCACAGCGACTGGCTGGAGATCGACCAGAAGCGCATCGACCTGTTCGCCGACGCCACGGGCGACCACCAGTGGATCCACGTGGACCCCGAGCGCGCCGCCTCGGGCCCCTTCGGCAGGACGATCGCGCACGGCTATCTGACCCTCTCCCTGCTGCCGCTCTTCGTCCCGCAGGTGCTGCGGGTCGAGGGCATGAAGATGGGCCTCAACTACGGCACGGAGAAGGTGCGTTTCCCCGCCCCCGTGCCGGTCGGCTCGCGGCTGCGCGCCACGGCGGTCCTCACGAAGGTGGAGGAGGCCGGCGGCGGGGTGCAGGTCACCGCGCGGGTGACCGTGGAGCGCGAGGGCGGC